One stretch of Methanothrix sp. DNA includes these proteins:
- the cas5b gene encoding type I-B CRISPR-associated protein Cas5b, which yields MRDSVLVFDVWGDYAHFRKIYTTSSPLTYSFPPRTAISGIIGAIAGLSKESYFRYFSRDKASIGCRILEPVKKVRVGENLIDTKRSMHRIHNRTQVRFEFLKDPRFRIYLSHSDDRFSRDLRDMLEDHRCVYTPCLGLSQLVCNFKFVGELGLRRCGDGLQEINSVVPLKSLLESPEFEEGREYFSEIMPCVIGEGREVTDYSEVLYERNGGSIRARTRDAWELDNGERVVFI from the coding sequence ATGCGGGATAGCGTACTGGTCTTCGATGTGTGGGGGGATTACGCGCACTTCAGGAAGATCTACACAACCAGCTCTCCCCTCACGTACTCTTTTCCTCCAAGGACAGCGATATCGGGAATCATCGGGGCCATAGCAGGGCTCAGCAAGGAGAGTTACTTCAGGTACTTTTCCAGGGATAAAGCAAGCATCGGTTGCAGGATCCTGGAGCCTGTGAAGAAGGTGCGCGTTGGCGAGAACCTGATCGACACAAAGAGGAGCATGCACAGGATCCATAACAGGACGCAGGTCAGGTTTGAGTTTCTGAAGGATCCCAGGTTCAGAATATATCTCAGCCATTCTGACGATCGCTTCTCACGGGATCTCAGGGATATGCTGGAGGATCACAGATGTGTGTACACACCATGCCTGGGCCTGAGCCAGCTAGTATGCAACTTCAAATTCGTCGGCGAGCTGGGGTTGAGGAGATGCGGTGATGGATTACAGGAGATAAACAGCGTTGTGCCTCTGAAATCTCTTCTGGAGTCGCCGGAGTTTGAGGAGGGCAGGGAGTATTTCTCAGAGATCATGCCCTGCGTGATTGGAGAGGGACGGGAGGTCACGGATTACAGTGAGGTGCTCTACGAGAGGAACGGAGGGAGCATCAGGGCCAGAACAAGAGATGCGTGGGAGCTGGATAATGGGGAGAGGGTCGTTTTCATTTAA
- the cas3 gene encoding CRISPR-associated helicase Cas3': MDHLRNVGEMCRRTVAESARNLDDAEILKNVAYIIGATHDLGKATGFFQEYLRETDEKRRRALRSRDVTKHGLLSSLFTYAIVREHLRKRGCETSGALPLVSFIAVRRHHGDLTNALDEISAIYAERERVLSVIEEQVSSLDRNECAQIFNALLGGVVEIDLDSLLDHILRDALKDLRGEKPFVRNLGRRNDVLPYFVAQLLYSALLDADKTDAGLEGVDLGRVNIPPDLVDRYREARGFSERRDGINGMRNEIYHDAVSRISGWDLNERIISLNVPTGTGKTLTSLAMALRLRRRLMNERGVMPRIVYALPFLSIIDQTCDVFEDVLESAGIRADSSVLLKHHHLSDITYTKGDEEFESDVSLLLMEGWNSEIVVTTFWQLFHTIFSNRNRRLRKFNRIANSIIIMDEVQAVPHRYWHLLHDSLKMLCEKFNSYLILVTATQPLIFSEESGEIREAVSDKERYFRALNRVELRPMIDAPMSLEEFEALLEGEIHNNPEKDFLIVLNTIRSARNVYSAIKALDLRDTELFYLSTHVVPRDRRDRIRRIRDERGGRRKITVSTQLIEAGVDIDADIVFRDLAPLDSINQVAGRCNRNLSKGRGRVSVVILRDERRELCRYIYDGFLISKTLDILRSCGECIEEREILELNSRYFRVVRSGMSDETSRRCMSMLSGLKFGDLGESFRLIEEDEPRVDVFVETDERASDVWQAYRDLRSERDLWERRRRYLRLRNALSDYMISLPRRLAADLVVENQGTGYISMDELPHYYDPETGFRVEDAGEGSMII; the protein is encoded by the coding sequence GTGGATCACCTCAGAAACGTCGGGGAGATGTGCAGGAGGACAGTGGCTGAGAGCGCGCGGAACCTCGATGATGCGGAGATTCTGAAGAATGTCGCATACATCATCGGAGCGACACACGATCTCGGAAAGGCGACGGGCTTCTTCCAGGAGTACCTGAGGGAGACTGATGAGAAAAGGAGGCGGGCTCTGAGATCGAGAGATGTCACGAAGCATGGTCTTCTCTCATCGCTCTTCACGTACGCAATTGTCAGGGAGCATCTGAGGAAGAGAGGATGCGAGACGTCCGGCGCACTTCCCCTGGTCTCATTCATCGCGGTGAGGCGCCATCACGGGGATCTGACGAACGCGCTGGATGAGATCTCGGCGATCTACGCTGAGAGGGAGAGGGTCCTATCTGTGATCGAGGAGCAGGTCTCCAGTCTTGACAGAAACGAATGCGCGCAGATATTCAACGCCCTTCTCGGCGGTGTGGTTGAGATAGATCTTGATTCTCTTTTGGACCACATCCTCAGAGATGCTCTGAAGGATTTGAGGGGTGAGAAGCCGTTTGTCAGGAATCTCGGCAGGAGAAATGATGTTCTGCCATACTTCGTGGCCCAGCTCCTGTACTCCGCGCTTCTGGATGCGGACAAGACAGATGCAGGGCTGGAGGGCGTGGATCTGGGCAGGGTGAATATTCCTCCGGATCTTGTGGACAGGTACAGGGAGGCGCGCGGGTTCTCCGAGAGGAGAGATGGCATCAATGGAATGAGGAACGAGATATACCATGATGCAGTCAGCCGGATCTCAGGATGGGACCTCAATGAGAGGATAATATCGCTGAACGTGCCCACAGGTACAGGCAAGACGCTGACATCCCTGGCGATGGCGCTGCGGCTCAGGAGAAGGCTGATGAACGAACGTGGGGTCATGCCCAGGATAGTATACGCTCTGCCGTTTCTCAGCATAATCGATCAGACATGCGATGTCTTCGAGGATGTGCTGGAAAGCGCGGGCATCAGGGCTGACTCAAGCGTGCTTCTGAAGCACCATCATCTCTCCGACATCACATACACAAAAGGGGATGAGGAATTCGAGTCTGACGTGAGCCTTCTGCTGATGGAGGGATGGAACTCTGAGATCGTGGTTACGACGTTCTGGCAGCTCTTCCACACGATATTCTCAAACAGAAACAGAAGGCTTCGCAAGTTCAACAGGATTGCAAATTCAATAATAATAATGGATGAAGTTCAGGCTGTGCCCCACAGGTACTGGCATCTTCTGCATGATTCTCTGAAAATGCTCTGCGAGAAGTTCAACAGCTATCTGATACTCGTCACCGCGACCCAGCCGCTGATCTTCTCTGAGGAGAGCGGCGAGATCAGGGAGGCTGTGAGCGATAAGGAGCGGTACTTCAGAGCGCTCAACAGGGTTGAGCTGCGCCCCATGATCGATGCTCCCATGAGCCTGGAGGAATTTGAGGCTCTTCTGGAGGGGGAGATTCACAATAACCCGGAGAAGGATTTTCTCATCGTGCTCAACACCATCCGCTCAGCCAGGAATGTGTACAGCGCCATAAAAGCGCTTGATCTGAGGGATACAGAGCTATTTTACCTCTCCACGCATGTCGTTCCCAGGGATAGAAGGGATCGCATACGCAGGATCAGAGATGAGCGGGGAGGGCGCAGGAAGATCACAGTGAGCACGCAGCTCATAGAGGCGGGTGTTGATATCGACGCTGATATCGTGTTCAGGGATCTCGCGCCCCTCGACTCGATAAATCAGGTCGCGGGGAGGTGCAACAGGAACCTCTCGAAGGGCAGGGGGCGGGTCTCAGTTGTCATCCTCAGGGATGAGCGGAGGGAGCTGTGCAGGTACATCTACGATGGTTTTCTTATCTCAAAAACACTTGACATATTGAGGTCGTGCGGAGAATGCATAGAGGAAAGGGAGATACTCGAGCTGAACAGCAGGTACTTCAGGGTGGTGAGGAGCGGCATGAGCGATGAGACCTCCAGGAGGTGCATGAGCATGCTATCAGGCCTGAAGTTTGGAGATCTCGGGGAGAGCTTCAGGCTGATAGAGGAGGATGAGCCCAGGGTGGATGTTTTTGTGGAGACGGATGAGAGGGCCTCTGATGTCTGGCAGGCTTACAGAGATCTCAGATCCGAGAGGGATCTCTGGGAGAGGAGAAGGAGATACCTGAGACTTAGAAACGCACTGAGCGATTACATGATCTCCCTTCCGAGGAGACTCGCTGCGGATCTTGTCGTGGAGAATCAGGGCACTGGCTACATATCGATGGACGAACTCCCTCACTACTACGATCCAGAGACCGGCTTCAGGGTGGAGGATGCTGGCGAGGGATCTATGATAATCTGA